The following are from one region of the Myxococcus stipitatus genome:
- a CDS encoding N-acyl-D-amino-acid deacylase family protein produces MDVIIENGLVFDGQGNAPRQRHVGIRGGTIAALSEAPIPRAPHTRVIDAKGHWVTPGFIDLHTHYDAEVELAPSLSESVRHGVTTVVMGSCSLSLAMGTPEDLADMFCRVEAIPYATVRSLLEERKTWDTLGGYLEHLEQLPLGPNVASFLGHSALRAHTLGLRRSLEPGVKPTRDELGRMESLVREGLDLGYLGLSIMTLKWDKMGGDRDIRSRPLPSTYARWSEYRRLTKLLRERGRVFQGVPNISTKVNVLLFLLESMGLWRKTLKTTVISMMDPRASRGIHRLIGVLSQVANRLLGADFRWQALPEVFDLWADGIDLVVFEEFGAGAAALHLQDAAGRAELLNDPAYRSTFRSQWTNKFLPRAFHRDFNESRILLCPDASVVGKSFAQVAREQGRHATDVFLDLVARHGDALRWYTVMANDRLEELEFICKHPDVLMGFSDAGAHLRNMAHYNFPLRLLRLVREAEKRGAPFMTVERAVQRLTGEIGEWLGLDAGVLAEGRRADMVVINPDGLDAKVDEIAEAPMENFGGFVRLVRRNDAAVKSVLISGREAVDAGNVVPALGKERGFGGVLRARA; encoded by the coding sequence ATGGACGTCATCATCGAGAACGGACTCGTATTCGATGGTCAGGGCAACGCTCCACGGCAGCGTCACGTGGGCATCCGGGGCGGCACCATCGCCGCCCTCTCCGAGGCGCCCATCCCGCGCGCGCCCCACACGCGGGTCATCGACGCGAAGGGGCATTGGGTGACGCCGGGCTTCATCGACCTGCACACCCATTACGACGCGGAGGTGGAGCTGGCCCCGTCGCTGTCCGAGTCGGTGCGGCACGGCGTCACCACGGTGGTGATGGGCAGCTGCTCGTTGAGCCTGGCGATGGGCACGCCCGAGGACCTGGCGGACATGTTCTGCCGGGTGGAGGCCATCCCCTACGCCACCGTCCGGTCGCTGCTGGAGGAGCGCAAGACGTGGGACACGCTCGGCGGCTACCTGGAGCACCTGGAGCAGCTGCCGCTGGGGCCGAACGTCGCGTCCTTCCTGGGCCACTCCGCGCTGCGGGCCCACACGCTGGGCCTGCGCCGCAGCCTGGAGCCCGGCGTGAAGCCCACGCGGGACGAGCTGGGGCGGATGGAGTCGCTGGTGCGCGAGGGGCTGGACCTGGGCTACCTGGGCCTGTCCATCATGACGCTCAAGTGGGACAAGATGGGCGGCGACCGGGACATCCGCAGCCGGCCCCTGCCCTCCACCTACGCGCGCTGGAGCGAGTACCGCCGCCTCACGAAGCTCCTGCGCGAGCGCGGGCGCGTGTTCCAGGGCGTGCCCAACATCAGCACCAAGGTGAACGTGCTGCTGTTCCTGCTGGAGAGCATGGGGCTGTGGCGCAAGACGCTGAAGACCACGGTCATCTCGATGATGGACCCGCGCGCCAGCCGGGGCATCCACCGGCTCATCGGCGTGTTGTCGCAGGTGGCCAACCGGCTGCTGGGCGCGGACTTCCGCTGGCAGGCGCTGCCGGAGGTGTTCGACCTGTGGGCGGACGGCATCGACCTGGTCGTCTTCGAGGAGTTCGGCGCGGGGGCGGCGGCGCTGCACCTGCAGGACGCAGCCGGACGCGCGGAGCTGCTCAACGACCCGGCCTACCGTTCGACCTTCCGGAGCCAGTGGACCAACAAGTTCCTGCCCCGGGCCTTCCACCGCGACTTCAACGAGTCGCGCATCCTGCTGTGTCCGGACGCGAGCGTCGTGGGCAAGTCCTTCGCCCAGGTGGCGAGGGAGCAGGGGCGCCACGCCACGGACGTCTTCCTGGACCTGGTGGCGCGGCACGGCGACGCGCTGCGCTGGTACACGGTGATGGCCAATGACCGGCTCGAGGAGCTGGAGTTCATCTGCAAGCACCCGGACGTGCTGATGGGCTTCTCGGACGCGGGCGCGCACCTGCGCAACATGGCGCACTACAACTTCCCGCTGCGCCTCTTGCGGCTGGTCCGCGAGGCGGAGAAGCGCGGCGCCCCCTTCATGACGGTGGAGCGCGCGGTGCAGCGGCTCACCGGGGAGATTGGCGAGTGGCTCGGCCTGGACGCGGGCGTGCTCGCCGAGGGTCGCCGCGCCGACATGGTGGTCATCAACCCGGACGGCCTGGACGCGAAGGTCGACGAAATCGCCGAGGCCCCCATGGAGAACTTCGGCGGCTTCGTGCGGCTGGTGCGCCGCAACGACGCGGCGGTGAAGAGCGTGCTCATCTCCGGCCGCGAGGCCGTCGACGCGGGCAACGTCGTCCCCGCCCTGGGCAAGGAGCGCGGCTTCGGCGGCGTGCTGCGGGCGCGGGCCTGA
- a CDS encoding peptidoglycan-binding domain-containing protein, translating to MSELVLDKVHRRGDVASGVRRIQEWLTLNGFAVAIDGDFGPATEAALKRFQAKAGLLVSGVADMVTFERLTAPLRAALAPLPADGRSLGALTVAYAARHLAQRPREVGGRNRGPWVRLYLDGHEGASWTWSAGFATYCLHQAARTLRQPVPVERTFSCDLLAADGRARGCFISSLSAPPDRARIHPGSLFLRRRTPGDWVQAGIVTEVDEETFQTIEANTNDEGTHEGYEVCARTRGFKSVDFVVL from the coding sequence ATGAGCGAGCTCGTGCTGGACAAGGTTCATCGCAGGGGGGATGTCGCCTCCGGGGTGCGGCGCATCCAGGAATGGCTCACGCTGAACGGCTTCGCGGTCGCCATCGACGGGGACTTCGGCCCCGCGACGGAGGCGGCGCTGAAGCGCTTCCAGGCGAAGGCGGGCCTGCTCGTCTCCGGCGTCGCCGACATGGTTACCTTCGAGCGGCTGACCGCGCCGTTGAGGGCGGCGCTGGCGCCGCTGCCCGCGGACGGGCGCTCCCTGGGCGCGCTGACGGTGGCCTACGCGGCGAGACACCTGGCGCAGCGCCCACGCGAGGTGGGCGGGCGCAATCGCGGCCCCTGGGTGCGCCTGTATCTCGATGGCCACGAGGGCGCGTCGTGGACCTGGTCCGCGGGCTTCGCCACCTACTGCCTGCACCAGGCCGCGCGCACCCTGAGGCAGCCCGTGCCCGTGGAGCGCACCTTCTCGTGCGACCTGCTCGCCGCGGATGGCCGGGCGCGAGGGTGCTTCATCTCCTCGCTGAGCGCCCCACCGGACCGCGCGCGCATCCACCCGGGCAGCCTCTTCCTGCGGCGGCGGACGCCGGGGGACTGGGTCCAGGCCGGCATCGTCACGGAGGTCGACGAGGAGACCTTCCAGACCATCGAGGCGAACACCAACGACGAGGGCACGCACGAGGGCTACGAGGTCTGCGCCCGCACGCGGGGCTTCAAGAGCGTGGACTTCGTCGTGCTCTGA
- a CDS encoding endonuclease/exonuclease/phosphatase family protein, with amino-acid sequence MKMPEVLEHLPGVGPLIGRMATGAEGAPPRRDPTLTLASLDALKPPATERQLGDGRTLVVHHPEPRAPRGPELSVMTFNILLGGLRRQALLAYFDDLEAQGRMPDVLGLQEANIPISVLLSSRYGFHLAYHGHDGGPGARLVNGKAFLTRHPLMDAAHFTYVISDAERAEAIRRRGGDVCELPEDRGALQVRLRVGDVPVVLYNLHHTLGDSGMNAQNLRQLNLLLRHREVPHAVVLGDFNANTAIKRGGSWLMAHLKTYDDTDTVEEYAVRYGDPHASVGDRGVGNIADPRLRHELHVLEQSLPETLAHAAVARVRLTRDTVMTPKQACAELRSGRIQRGSEHWLRLQDIADCATLSSLPDEHGVVPATGKRFDNLYASPELEPVLFEVDRSTESSDHQPVIAHYLPRPVRKREDGPAHPPAKAP; translated from the coding sequence ATGAAGATGCCCGAGGTCCTGGAGCATCTTCCGGGGGTAGGCCCCCTCATCGGTCGCATGGCGACAGGCGCCGAAGGCGCTCCGCCGCGACGGGACCCGACCCTCACCCTGGCCAGCCTGGACGCCCTGAAGCCGCCCGCCACGGAGCGGCAGCTCGGCGACGGCAGGACGCTCGTCGTGCACCACCCCGAGCCACGCGCGCCCCGTGGCCCGGAGCTGTCGGTCATGACCTTCAACATCCTGCTGGGGGGGCTGCGCCGGCAGGCGCTGCTCGCGTACTTCGACGACCTGGAGGCGCAGGGGCGGATGCCGGACGTCCTCGGCCTCCAGGAGGCCAACATCCCCATCTCCGTCCTGCTGTCGTCGCGCTACGGCTTCCACCTGGCCTACCACGGCCACGACGGCGGCCCCGGCGCGCGGCTGGTCAACGGCAAGGCCTTCCTCACGCGGCACCCGCTGATGGACGCGGCGCACTTCACCTACGTCATCTCCGACGCCGAGCGCGCCGAGGCCATCCGGCGCCGGGGCGGCGACGTCTGCGAGCTGCCCGAGGACCGGGGCGCGCTCCAGGTGCGGCTGCGGGTCGGCGACGTGCCGGTGGTGCTCTACAACCTGCACCACACGCTCGGGGACTCGGGCATGAACGCGCAGAACCTGCGCCAGCTCAACCTCCTGCTCCGCCACCGCGAGGTGCCTCACGCCGTCGTGCTGGGCGACTTCAACGCGAACACCGCCATCAAGCGCGGCGGTTCCTGGCTCATGGCCCACCTGAAGACATACGACGACACGGACACGGTGGAGGAGTACGCGGTGCGCTACGGCGACCCGCACGCCAGCGTGGGAGATCGCGGCGTGGGCAACATCGCCGACCCGCGCCTGCGCCACGAGTTGCACGTGCTGGAGCAGAGCCTGCCGGAGACGCTCGCCCACGCGGCGGTCGCGCGCGTGCGGCTGACCCGGGACACGGTGATGACGCCCAAGCAGGCCTGCGCCGAGCTGCGCTCCGGTCGCATCCAGCGAGGCAGCGAGCACTGGCTGCGGCTGCAGGACATCGCCGACTGCGCCACCCTCTCCTCGCTGCCGGACGAGCACGGCGTGGTGCCCGCCACGGGCAAGCGCTTCGACAACCTCTACGCGAGCCCGGAGCTCGAGCCCGTCCTCTTCGAGGTGGACCGGAGCACCGAGTCGTCCGACCACCAGCCGGTCATCGCCCACTACCTGCCCCGCCCGGTCCGGAAGAGGGAGGACGGCCCGGCGCACCCCCCAGCGAAGGCCCCCTGA